One Microvirga mediterraneensis genomic window carries:
- a CDS encoding thermonuclease family protein has product MHSAVLALAFIALTSPVLAQPLSGQADVVDVDTVAIRGEKTRIRLYGVDGPESQQTCNDGSGARYLCGSKAADALASIIGRNGRVACKEQDRDRYGRIVATCEANGRDIAGELIRQGWAVEYTQYSDGRYSDEEKEAQRAKRGLWAGTFVKPWDWRRGERLPNEASTGSDRKCAIKGNISGSERIYHLPGSRHYARTTIDEAKGERWFCAEDEAKAAGWRAPRG; this is encoded by the coding sequence TTGCATTCCGCTGTCCTCGCTCTTGCCTTCATCGCTTTGACATCGCCGGTTTTGGCTCAGCCCCTCTCGGGCCAAGCTGACGTTGTCGATGTGGACACCGTTGCCATCCGAGGCGAGAAAACCCGCATCCGGCTGTATGGCGTTGACGGTCCGGAAAGCCAGCAGACCTGCAATGACGGTTCTGGAGCCCGGTATCTCTGCGGGTCAAAAGCCGCTGATGCGCTTGCGTCGATCATCGGCCGTAACGGGCGGGTAGCCTGCAAGGAGCAGGACCGGGATCGTTACGGCCGCATCGTCGCCACCTGCGAGGCCAATGGCCGGGACATTGCCGGTGAGTTGATCCGGCAGGGCTGGGCGGTCGAGTACACTCAATATTCCGACGGCCGCTATTCCGACGAGGAGAAGGAAGCCCAGCGCGCCAAGCGCGGTCTGTGGGCGGGCACCTTCGTCAAGCCATGGGACTGGCGCCGCGGTGAGAGGCTGCCCAACGAGGCCTCAACAGGATCGGATCGCAAGTGCGCCATCAAGGGCAACATCTCAGGCTCGGAGCGGATCTACCATTTGCCTGGCAGCCGCCACTATGCCCGCACAACCATCGATGAAGCCAAGGGCGAGCGCTGGTTTTGCGCTGAAGATGAAGCCAAGGCCGCCGGTTGGCGGGCGCCAAGAGGGTAG
- a CDS encoding DUF3320 domain-containing protein, with protein MSLVEEASVFQSNLPLETKLDRARMELLDLSARNRLLNIPRFSKSAKTIEIVDEKSSEIFRLLVRDGKAFTFVPGREDRDGAEEEDPSSVELTQPEETDEIDERGVSRRHADTKLQTRMTPKGLQKRLLDLYYDARTLEEEQGVNILFLALGTLKWIDPNNKDNIRYAPLILLPVSLDRGTAGEKFRLRWRQEDPASNLSLEAYLDRVHALKLPEFEPGDDLDPAAYIAEVADAVSTKREWSVNPDDVVLGFFSFAKFLMYRDLDPESWPADSKLTEQPLIRGLLADGFSARDELLSEDVNIDAHISPSEMLHIVDSDGSQTLAVHDVRKGRNLVIQGPPGTGKSQTIANVIASAVADGKTVLFVAEKMAALEVVKRRLDQAGVGDACLELHSNKANKRILLEELRRTWDLGSPRGEFPGSLTGRLVEARDVLNGHATRLHRRHAPSELSPYQVLGHLVRLRQAGQRPVDLTLDGPTTWSPDDLSERRRILHELVQRVEDIGLPARHPWHGVGLDMILPTTLERLVPRIEGLKARTDALRVEIGELARTLEHPDPGTFDDIVPLRELADVLAAAPTLSADALAASVWDEHADGIRGLVALGFDFERRSRELAPSVPAEALQTSVDGLEAQLAWLPQDFPASAFDRMRRLADLLPRLWTDAERLKRELGATGEVDTFAAVSRLVSMGERVAAAPDASPEAFAAAIWDQGVEQAGDLTDAVAVLETVRAQVGDRLLDVAWNTDVAAARQALAMHTGLFRYFSGDWRKAKALVRTIVRTPDMPAPELIELLDQLMKGQAAAKAIRDGDAFGRSAFGADWRGERSASAPLGALVAWMRTLRGLGAEPRLIAGRLAERSEVRERSAQLQRVLDEISPLLKSLWSDLGSVAPAAFDGAASIEHVNLGIVDGRVRALVAADDLSRQVLRTMPERLPERLELIRSLFAWQQVARALAERGDLGRSAFGEAWNGIFSDWERLSAAVDWITRHGSLRFLAARLPERQEIADRSQRAEKDANSISSDLRELLSSLKSGPTPLFGVASDGAMPLSGLSDRLGLWLANTEQLSKWVSYRERADRGHALGLGNIIDHLADGRLETAAAHATFEMAYYEAILAEFVAKEPDLGRFDGNLHGRLAREFANLDRERIKAASLEVVRAHHRRIPSRDGGVGPVGVLRAEMARRRGHMPIRQLMQRAGPAVQALKPVLMMSPLSVAQFLTPGRMTFDLLVMDEASQIQPVDALGAIARCRQVVVVGDERQLPPTKFFAKMTGGQAEDDDGEGAQVADIESILGLFSARGLPQRMLRWHYRSRHQSLIAVSNSQFYENKLFIVPSPYTQEAGMGLRFHHVPNGIFDSGGTGTNAIEARTVAEAIIRHAKSHPGLSLGVATFSVSQRRAIQDELEILRRLNPDTEDFFHAHPSEPFFVKNLENVQGDERDVIMISVGYARNAQGYMAMRFGPLGADGGERRLNVLISRAKRRCEVFSSITDEDIDLERAKGKGVFAFKLFLHYARTGRLSVAQTSGREADSVFEEQVASALQARGYQVHPQVGIAGFFIDLAIADPERPGRYLIGIECDGAAYHSSRSARDRDRLRQAVLEDHGWIIHRIWSTDWFQRPQEQLERTIAAIEAAKVELDERIELGARRHRAVPVEVVTVERADVTEIGLVDVVEDGLAERLYVEATPSRPGTYELHETPVGIMADLVDQVVKVETPVHIDEVVTRLRGAWNLQRAGARIQAAVEEGVKLAVSRGRIERKGPFLFLPEADTRLRDRRNVMSPGLRKPEMISPSEIAVGVVQVVTTNLGATDEEIALSISRLLGFKATSAQLKAIIGQVVDGLLIEGKLVRDGVMLTLASSATEVGAPRAAEQLVPG; from the coding sequence ATGTCACTTGTAGAAGAGGCTTCCGTCTTTCAGAGCAATCTGCCACTTGAGACGAAACTTGATCGGGCAAGGATGGAGCTCCTGGACCTCTCGGCCAGGAACCGCCTTTTGAATATTCCGAGGTTTTCCAAGAGCGCAAAGACGATCGAGATCGTCGACGAGAAGTCCTCTGAGATTTTCCGGCTGCTGGTGCGGGACGGAAAGGCCTTCACTTTTGTCCCAGGGCGCGAGGATCGCGACGGAGCGGAGGAGGAGGATCCATCCTCAGTCGAGCTGACGCAGCCGGAAGAGACAGACGAGATCGACGAGCGCGGGGTATCGCGGCGCCATGCTGACACGAAACTTCAGACGCGGATGACCCCGAAGGGACTTCAGAAGCGCCTGCTCGATCTCTACTACGATGCGCGCACGCTCGAGGAGGAGCAGGGCGTCAATATCCTCTTCCTCGCGCTGGGAACGCTGAAGTGGATAGATCCCAACAACAAGGACAATATCCGGTACGCCCCGCTGATCCTGCTCCCCGTCAGCCTTGATCGCGGCACGGCGGGCGAGAAATTTCGCCTGCGGTGGAGGCAGGAGGATCCGGCCTCAAACCTCTCCCTAGAAGCCTATCTCGACCGGGTGCACGCCCTGAAGCTCCCGGAGTTTGAGCCAGGAGATGACCTCGACCCGGCAGCGTACATAGCCGAGGTTGCCGATGCGGTCTCGACGAAGCGGGAATGGTCAGTAAACCCTGATGATGTCGTCCTCGGCTTCTTCTCCTTCGCCAAGTTCCTGATGTACCGGGATCTTGATCCCGAAAGCTGGCCGGCGGACAGCAAGCTGACGGAGCAGCCCCTCATCCGCGGACTGCTTGCGGACGGTTTCTCAGCGCGCGATGAGCTGCTCTCCGAGGATGTGAACATCGATGCTCACATCTCACCATCGGAGATGCTGCACATTGTTGACAGCGATGGCTCGCAGACGCTCGCCGTCCACGATGTGCGCAAGGGCCGCAACCTTGTCATCCAAGGCCCGCCCGGGACGGGCAAGTCACAGACCATCGCGAACGTGATAGCATCCGCCGTCGCGGATGGAAAGACGGTCCTCTTCGTTGCCGAGAAGATGGCGGCCTTGGAGGTCGTGAAACGACGCCTCGACCAGGCGGGTGTCGGCGACGCATGCCTTGAACTCCATAGCAACAAAGCAAACAAACGAATCCTCCTTGAGGAGCTGCGCCGGACATGGGATCTCGGCTCGCCACGGGGAGAGTTCCCCGGATCGTTGACGGGCAGATTGGTCGAGGCCCGGGATGTACTGAACGGACACGCCACGCGGCTGCACCGTCGTCACGCTCCCTCGGAGCTCAGCCCTTACCAAGTGCTTGGGCATCTCGTCCGCTTGAGACAGGCAGGCCAGCGTCCCGTCGACCTGACACTGGATGGACCAACAACGTGGTCGCCGGACGATCTTAGCGAGCGTCGTCGCATCCTGCATGAGCTGGTTCAGCGGGTCGAGGACATCGGGTTACCGGCTCGTCATCCCTGGCACGGGGTTGGCCTCGACATGATCCTCCCGACCACGCTCGAGCGGCTGGTTCCCCGGATCGAAGGGCTGAAGGCACGCACCGATGCACTGCGCGTCGAAATCGGCGAGCTTGCCCGCACACTCGAGCACCCGGACCCCGGCACCTTCGACGACATCGTGCCGCTTCGCGAGCTGGCGGATGTCCTGGCGGCCGCACCAACCCTGTCCGCCGATGCCCTCGCGGCTTCTGTCTGGGACGAACATGCGGATGGAATTCGAGGGCTCGTCGCCTTGGGCTTCGATTTTGAGCGGAGGTCAAGAGAGCTTGCGCCATCCGTTCCCGCCGAAGCCCTCCAAACCTCAGTCGATGGCTTGGAGGCGCAGCTCGCATGGCTGCCCCAGGATTTTCCGGCTAGCGCCTTTGACCGGATGCGCAGACTGGCGGACCTGTTGCCGCGCCTGTGGACCGATGCGGAGCGGCTGAAGCGGGAATTGGGAGCAACAGGCGAGGTCGACACCTTCGCTGCGGTCTCGCGTCTCGTGTCGATGGGCGAGCGGGTTGCCGCTGCGCCGGACGCCAGTCCCGAGGCTTTCGCGGCAGCCATTTGGGATCAGGGTGTCGAGCAGGCTGGCGATCTTACTGACGCTGTTGCGGTTCTCGAGACCGTTCGTGCCCAAGTCGGTGACCGTCTCCTTGACGTGGCCTGGAACACCGACGTCGCTGCCGCACGGCAGGCGCTCGCGATGCACACCGGGCTGTTCCGGTACTTCAGCGGCGATTGGCGCAAGGCCAAGGCGTTAGTCCGGACGATCGTCCGAACCCCAGACATGCCAGCGCCTGAACTGATTGAACTGCTCGATCAGCTCATGAAGGGCCAAGCCGCAGCGAAAGCCATCAGGGACGGGGATGCATTCGGCCGTTCGGCCTTCGGCGCCGACTGGCGTGGGGAGCGTTCGGCGTCAGCGCCCTTGGGAGCCCTCGTGGCATGGATGAGGACACTGCGCGGTCTCGGCGCCGAACCGCGTCTGATCGCAGGCCGGCTCGCGGAGCGATCCGAGGTGCGGGAGCGCTCGGCTCAGCTTCAGCGGGTACTCGATGAGATCTCGCCCCTGCTGAAGTCGCTCTGGTCCGATCTCGGGTCCGTCGCGCCGGCTGCCTTCGACGGTGCGGCATCGATCGAGCACGTGAACCTCGGGATCGTCGATGGTCGCGTCCGGGCGCTCGTGGCGGCCGATGACCTGAGCCGGCAGGTTCTGCGCACCATGCCCGAGCGGTTGCCGGAACGCCTCGAGTTGATCCGCTCGCTGTTTGCCTGGCAGCAGGTGGCTCGCGCGCTCGCCGAGCGCGGTGATTTGGGACGCTCTGCGTTCGGAGAGGCATGGAATGGGATCTTCTCAGATTGGGAGCGCTTATCAGCTGCTGTGGACTGGATCACTCGGCACGGATCGCTGCGCTTCCTCGCGGCGCGGCTCCCGGAACGACAGGAGATCGCTGATCGGAGCCAGCGCGCCGAGAAGGATGCAAACAGTATCTCGTCGGACCTTCGCGAGCTCCTCTCTTCCTTGAAGAGCGGACCGACCCCGCTGTTCGGAGTGGCTTCCGACGGTGCCATGCCTCTGTCGGGCCTATCGGACCGGCTCGGGCTCTGGCTTGCAAATACCGAGCAGCTTTCCAAGTGGGTGTCGTATCGCGAGCGCGCGGATCGCGGCCACGCATTGGGTCTCGGCAACATCATCGACCATCTCGCCGACGGCAGGCTTGAGACCGCTGCCGCACATGCGACTTTCGAGATGGCGTACTATGAGGCCATACTGGCGGAGTTCGTGGCGAAGGAGCCGGATCTCGGCCGGTTCGACGGCAACCTCCATGGCCGGCTCGCCCGGGAGTTCGCGAACCTCGATCGGGAGCGCATCAAGGCGGCGAGCTTGGAAGTCGTGCGTGCCCATCATCGCCGGATCCCATCGCGTGACGGTGGAGTAGGCCCCGTCGGGGTCCTTCGGGCGGAGATGGCCCGCCGGCGCGGCCACATGCCGATCCGCCAGCTCATGCAAAGGGCCGGTCCCGCTGTTCAGGCTTTGAAGCCCGTCCTGATGATGAGCCCGTTGTCCGTCGCGCAATTCCTGACACCCGGGCGCATGACTTTCGACCTCCTCGTCATGGACGAGGCCAGTCAGATTCAGCCCGTCGACGCACTCGGTGCGATCGCGCGGTGCCGGCAAGTCGTTGTCGTCGGGGACGAGCGGCAGCTCCCACCAACGAAGTTCTTCGCGAAGATGACCGGGGGGCAGGCTGAGGATGATGACGGCGAGGGCGCTCAGGTCGCGGACATCGAGAGCATCCTTGGACTATTCTCGGCAAGAGGTCTTCCCCAGCGCATGCTGCGCTGGCACTACCGCAGCCGGCATCAGTCTCTGATCGCGGTCTCAAACAGCCAGTTCTACGAGAACAAACTCTTCATCGTGCCCAGCCCCTACACCCAGGAAGCTGGGATGGGATTGCGGTTCCACCACGTTCCCAACGGCATTTTTGACTCTGGAGGGACCGGGACGAATGCGATCGAGGCGCGGACCGTAGCCGAGGCGATCATCCGGCATGCCAAGAGCCATCCCGGCCTTTCCCTCGGCGTGGCGACCTTCTCGGTGTCTCAGCGCCGAGCCATTCAGGATGAACTCGAGATCCTCAGGCGGCTCAATCCCGACACCGAAGACTTCTTCCACGCCCATCCGAGCGAGCCGTTCTTCGTGAAGAATCTCGAAAACGTGCAGGGTGATGAGCGCGATGTGATCATGATCTCGGTGGGCTATGCCAGGAATGCCCAGGGCTACATGGCCATGCGCTTCGGTCCATTGGGTGCCGACGGAGGCGAGCGCCGGCTGAACGTCCTGATCAGCCGTGCGAAGCGGCGCTGCGAGGTGTTCTCCTCCATTACGGACGAGGACATCGATCTTGAACGGGCAAAGGGCAAGGGCGTCTTCGCGTTCAAGCTCTTCCTGCATTACGCCCGTACCGGCCGTCTCTCGGTGGCGCAGACGAGCGGGCGAGAGGCGGACAGCGTCTTCGAGGAGCAGGTCGCGAGCGCGCTCCAGGCGCGCGGTTACCAAGTCCATCCGCAGGTTGGCATTGCCGGCTTCTTCATCGACCTCGCAATCGCGGACCCGGAGCGTCCCGGCAGATACCTCATTGGCATCGAATGTGATGGTGCGGCCTACCACAGTTCGAGGTCGGCCCGGGACCGCGACAGATTGCGTCAGGCGGTCCTGGAGGATCACGGGTGGATCATTCACCGGATCTGGAGCACCGACTGGTTCCAGCGGCCACAGGAGCAGTTGGAGCGCACCATCGCGGCAATCGAGGCTGCCAAAGTCGAACTCGACGAACGCATTGAACTCGGCGCCCGTCGCCATCGCGCGGTACCCGTGGAGGTTGTGACAGTCGAGCGGGCAGACGTAACCGAAATCGGTCTGGTCGATGTTGTAGAGGATGGGCTCGCCGAGCGACTCTACGTCGAGGCAACGCCTTCCCGACCCGGGACATACGAACTGCACGAGACGCCTGTCGGGATCATGGCTGACCTGGTCGATCAGGTGGTCAAGGTGGAAACTCCTGTCCACATCGACGAGGTGGTCACGCGACTGAGAGGCGCCTGGAACCTGCAACGGGCTGGAGCAAGGATCCAGGCTGCTGTCGAAGAGGGTGTGAAACTGGCCGTCTCACGGGGACGTATCGAGCGGAAGGGACCATTCCTGTTCCTCCCGGAAGCGGACACGAGACTTCGCGACCGACGGAACGTGATGTCACCTGGGTTGCGCAAGCCCGAGATGATCTCACCAAGTGAGATTGCTGTCGGTGTCGTTCAGGTTGTGACGACGAACCTCGGAGCGACCGATGAGGAGATTGCCCTGAGCATCTCGCGCCTTCTCGGCTTCAAAGCGACTAGCGCACAACTCAAAGCGATCATCGGCCAAGTGGTTGATGGACTTCTTATTGAGGGGAAGCTGGTTCGAGACGGAGTTATGCTGACCCTGGCGTCGTCCGCAACAGAAGTGGGAGCCCCGCGAGCAGCCGAACAACTTGTCCCCGGGTAA
- a CDS encoding metallophosphoesterase has translation MNFSFLHAADLHLGSPLLGLSVKDPEIARRFASASREAFRSLIDQAISAKVAFAVIAGDIYDGEWKDNTVGLFFNREISRLTREGIPVYVVKGNHDAESVVTKTMPKPEGVTVFGTRKAETHRIEHLKVAVHGWSYEDRATAADFSLRYPAPVPGWFNIGVLHSSCEGKSAHATYAPCTVQELAAHEYQYWALGHIHEHRVLSQNPWMVYPGNLQGRSVRECGAKGAVIVEVRDGEVRTVERVIVDSARWAAIAVDVSSLATDAEIAAAIRREAESATADLGERLLALRITLTGETPLHDHLRAAGGTLRDELQAVLHHIHEDIWFEKLEIRTSAPAVPKRDQLGGLDPVAMLAGLSDDAELRQSAHEIVGALLEKLPQSFAGTPELNDLDILIAEAQSLVVARAMAGKAA, from the coding sequence GTGAACTTCTCCTTTCTGCATGCTGCTGACCTTCACCTCGGCAGCCCTCTGCTTGGCCTTTCGGTCAAGGATCCCGAGATTGCACGGCGCTTCGCCTCTGCCAGCCGGGAGGCGTTCCGTTCCCTGATCGACCAAGCAATCAGCGCGAAGGTGGCTTTCGCCGTCATTGCGGGGGACATCTACGATGGCGAGTGGAAGGACAATACTGTCGGGCTGTTCTTTAACCGGGAGATCTCCCGGCTGACCCGCGAAGGGATTCCAGTCTACGTCGTCAAAGGCAACCACGATGCGGAAAGTGTCGTCACCAAGACGATGCCGAAACCCGAGGGGGTGACCGTCTTCGGCACCAGGAAGGCGGAGACCCACCGCATTGAGCACCTGAAGGTCGCAGTTCATGGCTGGAGCTATGAGGACCGCGCGACCGCGGCCGACTTTAGCCTCAGATACCCGGCCCCGGTGCCGGGCTGGTTCAACATCGGTGTCCTGCACTCCTCGTGCGAGGGCAAGTCGGCGCATGCCACCTACGCTCCGTGCACGGTTCAGGAACTGGCGGCCCATGAATACCAGTACTGGGCGCTCGGTCACATTCATGAGCACAGAGTGCTCAGCCAGAACCCTTGGATGGTCTACCCGGGGAATCTGCAAGGCAGGAGTGTCCGTGAATGCGGGGCGAAGGGCGCGGTGATTGTGGAAGTCAGGGATGGGGAGGTCCGCACGGTCGAAAGGGTCATTGTGGACAGCGCCCGGTGGGCAGCAATCGCTGTCGATGTTTCGAGCCTTGCAACTGATGCCGAAATTGCAGCTGCCATCCGCAGGGAAGCCGAGAGCGCTACCGCTGACCTCGGTGAGCGCCTTCTCGCCTTGCGCATCACACTCACGGGTGAAACCCCCTTGCATGACCATCTGAGGGCTGCGGGCGGCACGTTGCGCGACGAGTTGCAGGCGGTGCTCCATCACATTCACGAGGATATATGGTTCGAGAAGCTGGAGATCCGGACCTCGGCTCCGGCGGTGCCGAAGAGGGACCAGTTGGGTGGTCTGGACCCCGTCGCGATGCTCGCAGGCCTCTCCGATGACGCGGAACTGCGGCAGTCAGCTCACGAGATTGTGGGCGCATTGCTGGAAAAGCTTCCGCAGTCGTTCGCGGGGACTCCGGAACTGAACGACTTGGACATACTGATAGCTGAGGCGCAAAGCCTCGTCGTGGCACGGGCCATGGCTGGAAAGGCAGCTTGA
- a CDS encoding YhaN family protein, with protein MRLRSLDLERYGSFTSKRLTFRTDALLHVVYGPNEAGKSTCLSAIADLLFGFQKSTAFGFLHDSKDLLIGATVAREDGAALPFRRRKGYKRTLIDAHGEELADDALAPFLGGIGREVFLRAFGLNAATLRASAKELGDSDGDLATALFTAASGLRGFSDIRSQLDADAAKLFAPRARDRRLHQALGQYEAARKTIKDKELRSSDYKAILSEIASAEARLHEISELKANGIAELARLKRLKAAQPLIRQIDTEIERLEGFRALPQISNVTLRELETALDQHDEAIRDLEKSRLEEREIELEHDSIRVDDALVAQSARIDGLYSRIEAYRLALRDRPRVQAEASRLEADLADLGARLGCGPAKDLAEGRPTDAGLARVQELMDQGRSLLERLTTTRDTLSAEEATLKAHAGRRAQTDAPVDPAPFRSRMAALKPDLKKVESGRAAAETLARDIRTLREEAARLRPSIDNLEALAAAPLPSTEDIERYRSTLDELAARSAQKTDRVRSCEAGVEQLRAQLTTLRREGDVPTRERLDAARTERWEAWSLIRSALFGERALQAEKVAERVSRFEQLVSDADRLADDIAADAERDFAIADLNRRLEQETTKGAELARGLEEIERARASGLAGWEELWSPTGVVPLEPRDMKSWRSAVTSLLERRDTLRERHDEQAAIEEHGRALLVPLNGLASELRLAPYEGADVLIMARYVEEAIEALARNWAEAREDEALLAETRRRIGDLQQAQEQGEQACAEWRVCFDRAVAAIGLKPGASLAEAAAASAAWQRLPSLQKELDSLRKRVRGMERDTIGPFESEARAVITALAPDLTSLPLDSAVKELQARVGEAKKARVLREDLGMRLTRARAKVRTTGEVRERVQKALAEAASAVDQPAEADLRSLIGDIKARSEIEALLRGLRQQLGAATEQHSEAELRAALTDFDADRAEAELIRLTEANTQLDQEGKEVYAVRDRHQTRLAEIEGGVGAEEAHQMRHVAEAEIAETAREYLVHKLGSLLIGAALARHHAKNQSPLMTRAGILFNALTAGAFTGLEQAIGDDDVPRLIARRASGTTLTTGEMSEGTVDQLYLALRLAYLQDYASRAEAVPFIGDDLFATFDDERAGHGLETLASFGLAVQPILFTHHSHIVEIARRRLGSKVDVVDLSDVQLAAPARVALAG; from the coding sequence ATGCGACTGCGTAGTCTTGATCTCGAACGCTACGGCTCCTTCACCAGCAAGCGCTTGACCTTTAGGACCGACGCACTCCTGCATGTCGTCTACGGACCGAATGAGGCAGGCAAGAGCACGTGCCTGTCCGCTATCGCGGACCTGCTGTTTGGTTTCCAGAAGAGTACCGCCTTCGGCTTCCTGCACGACAGCAAGGACCTTCTCATCGGCGCCACCGTGGCGCGGGAGGATGGTGCTGCGCTGCCGTTCAGGCGCCGCAAGGGATACAAGCGCACACTCATTGATGCACACGGCGAGGAACTTGCAGACGATGCACTTGCCCCGTTCCTTGGAGGCATCGGCCGTGAGGTCTTCCTGCGCGCTTTCGGCCTAAACGCGGCGACCCTCCGCGCAAGCGCGAAGGAACTGGGCGACAGCGATGGCGACCTCGCGACGGCATTGTTTACAGCGGCTTCCGGCCTGCGCGGATTTTCCGACATTCGCTCCCAATTGGACGCAGATGCGGCCAAATTGTTCGCCCCTCGCGCCAGGGACCGTCGCCTGCACCAAGCGCTTGGTCAGTATGAGGCTGCCCGCAAGACGATCAAGGACAAGGAGCTTCGCAGCAGCGACTACAAGGCGATCCTCTCGGAAATTGCCAGCGCCGAGGCGCGCCTGCACGAAATCAGTGAGCTAAAGGCCAACGGCATCGCGGAGCTCGCTCGGCTCAAGCGGCTCAAGGCTGCACAACCCCTTATCCGCCAGATTGATACTGAGATCGAGCGTTTGGAGGGCTTCAGAGCACTCCCGCAGATCAGCAATGTCACCTTGAGGGAGCTCGAGACGGCTCTCGACCAGCATGACGAGGCGATCCGAGACTTGGAGAAGTCACGCCTTGAAGAGCGGGAGATCGAGCTGGAGCACGACAGCATTCGCGTCGATGACGCGCTTGTTGCCCAATCAGCCAGGATCGACGGTTTGTATTCCCGCATCGAGGCCTATCGCCTGGCGCTGCGCGACCGCCCGAGGGTCCAGGCCGAGGCGTCTAGGCTGGAAGCGGATCTCGCTGATCTAGGCGCGAGGCTCGGCTGCGGACCTGCGAAGGACCTCGCTGAAGGGCGTCCAACGGATGCCGGGCTGGCCCGGGTCCAGGAACTCATGGATCAAGGCCGCTCCTTGCTGGAACGGCTGACCACAACTCGAGACACTTTGAGCGCGGAGGAAGCCACACTTAAGGCCCACGCCGGACGCCGCGCCCAAACTGATGCGCCCGTCGATCCGGCTCCATTCCGCAGTCGCATGGCCGCCCTGAAACCCGACCTCAAGAAGGTCGAGAGCGGTAGGGCAGCGGCCGAGACGCTTGCAAGGGATATCCGTACCCTCCGCGAGGAAGCGGCTCGTCTGAGGCCTTCGATTGACAATCTGGAGGCGCTTGCCGCCGCTCCGCTACCGTCTACCGAGGACATCGAGCGTTATCGCTCTACCCTGGATGAGCTCGCCGCGCGTTCGGCGCAGAAAACCGATCGGGTCAGGTCGTGTGAGGCAGGAGTCGAACAACTCCGGGCTCAGCTCACCACGCTTCGTCGGGAGGGGGACGTGCCCACGCGGGAGCGACTGGATGCCGCGAGGACGGAGCGCTGGGAGGCATGGAGTCTGATTCGCTCCGCGTTGTTCGGCGAGCGGGCACTTCAGGCAGAGAAAGTTGCCGAACGTGTCTCCCGGTTCGAGCAACTCGTATCCGACGCCGATCGACTGGCGGACGACATCGCCGCCGATGCCGAGCGGGACTTTGCGATAGCGGATCTCAATCGCAGGCTGGAACAGGAAACCACAAAGGGAGCCGAGCTTGCCCGCGGTTTGGAAGAGATCGAGCGCGCACGTGCGTCCGGGTTGGCCGGGTGGGAGGAGCTTTGGTCTCCCACCGGCGTCGTTCCGCTTGAGCCGAGGGACATGAAATCCTGGCGCAGCGCGGTGACCTCGCTTCTGGAGCGCCGAGATACCCTCCGTGAGAGACATGACGAACAGGCTGCCATTGAGGAGCACGGCCGCGCGCTGCTGGTGCCATTGAACGGACTCGCGAGCGAGCTCAGGCTCGCACCCTATGAGGGGGCGGATGTCCTGATCATGGCCCGGTACGTGGAGGAGGCGATCGAGGCTCTGGCCAGGAACTGGGCGGAGGCCCGGGAGGACGAAGCACTCCTTGCAGAGACCCGAAGACGAATAGGGGACCTCCAACAGGCTCAGGAGCAGGGCGAGCAGGCTTGCGCGGAATGGCGGGTGTGCTTCGATAGAGCGGTGGCGGCAATCGGCCTGAAGCCGGGTGCGTCGCTGGCCGAAGCTGCGGCCGCCAGCGCCGCATGGCAGCGGCTGCCCAGCCTTCAGAAGGAACTCGACAGCCTCCGCAAGCGCGTCCGCGGAATGGAGCGGGATACGATCGGGCCGTTTGAGAGCGAGGCGCGGGCGGTCATTACCGCCCTGGCTCCGGACCTGACCTCGCTTCCTCTCGACAGCGCGGTGAAGGAGCTCCAAGCTCGCGTCGGCGAGGCGAAGAAGGCCAGAGTTCTCCGTGAGGACCTAGGCATGCGGCTCACCCGTGCACGCGCCAAAGTTCGCACCACGGGTGAAGTCCGCGAGCGCGTGCAGAAAGCACTGGCGGAAGCAGCGTCTGCGGTGGATCAGCCGGCCGAAGCGGACCTGAGATCGCTGATTGGTGATATCAAGGCCCGTTCGGAGATCGAGGCTTTGCTCCGAGGACTTCGCCAGCAGCTAGGCGCAGCTACGGAGCAGCATAGCGAAGCAGAGTTGCGGGCAGCGCTCACCGATTTCGATGCTGATCGTGCCGAGGCTGAGCTCATTCGGCTTACCGAAGCGAACACCCAACTCGACCAGGAAGGCAAGGAGGTCTACGCCGTCAGAGATCGGCACCAAACACGCTTGGCCGAAATCGAAGGCGGCGTTGGCGCCGAGGAGGCCCACCAGATGCGCCACGTTGCCGAGGCCGAGATTGCGGAGACCGCGAGGGAATACCTAGTCCACAAGCTGGGCTCTCTCCTGATCGGTGCCGCCCTTGCCCGGCATCATGCGAAGAACCAGAGCCCCTTGATGACGAGAGCGGGTATTCTGTTCAATGCGCTGACCGCCGGAGCATTCACTGGCCTGGAGCAAGCAATCGGGGATGATGACGTTCCCCGCCTCATTGCCCGGCGCGCTTCCGGGACAACGCTCACCACAGGCGAGATGAGCGAGGGAACTGTCGACCAACTCTATCTTGCACTGCGTCTTGCCTACCTACAGGACTACGCATCGAGGGCCGAGGCTGTCCCCTTCATCGGCGATGATCTGTTCGCGACGTTCGATGATGAGCGGGCAGGTCATGGTCTGGAGACCTTGGCGAGTTTCGGTCTCGCCGTACAGCCGATCCTGTTCACGCACCATTCCCACATCGTTGAGATCGCACGGAGGCGGCTTGGGTCAAAGGTTGACGTAGTGGACCTCAGCGACGTTCAGCTAGCCGCTCCAGCACGGGTCGCCCTAGCTGGCTAA